From a region of the Lactuca sativa cultivar Salinas chromosome 4, Lsat_Salinas_v11, whole genome shotgun sequence genome:
- the LOC111896524 gene encoding putative pentatricopeptide repeat-containing protein At1g68930 isoform X2 encodes MCISVSNSYCSLLKLCCETRNQLQAKKLHCFIIKTIVDIETFLLNNFISSYHKLGNITYARKVFDQIPQPNLFSWNTILSAYSKSGNLLEMEKIFHGMPKRDGVSWNSVISGYASFGSCDKALKAYKSMLKDGKSVNLNRITFSTMLSLSTNNGFLDLGKQIHAQIVSHGFQSYVFVGSPLVEMYSKAGIINDARQVFDELPERNIVMYNTMIINLLRSGMIEDSEQLFHLTPEKDSITWTTMITGFTENGLSKKAIDIFREMRKQGFNIDQFTIGSILKACGGTLSLKEGSQIHAYIIRTDIMDNVYVGSSLVDMYVKCKHLNYARTVFSKMKVKNIVSWTALIVGYGQNGHCEEAIRCCCEMQRNGIHPDDFTLGSVISSCGNLASLEEGEQFHCHAQVSGYSQFGEANKTIDLFEKMLTSQLKPDGVTFIGVLSACSRAGLVEKGKKYFKSMIQEHGIVPVSDHYSCMIDLLSRAGYIEEAKCFINDMPFSPDAFGLSTLLSSCRSHGNFEIGKWASKCLQELEPQNPASYVLLSEMYAAKGIWGEVANLKSEMRDKDIRKTPGFSWIKYKNKVHVFSADDRSSPYLDKIYDELEKLNIKMIEEGYVPDVRFALHNVEESEKIRMLNHHSEKLAIAFGLIFIPKGMTIRVVKNLRVCGDCHNATKLISKITKREILVRDLVRFHLFKDGKCSCGDFW; translated from the exons ATGTGTATTTCCGTATCAAACTCCTACTGTTCACTGCTCAAGCTCTGTTGTGAAACCCGTAACCAACTTCAAGCAAAGAAGCTCCATTGCTTTATAATTAAAACCATAGTAGATATCGAGACCTTTTTGCTCAATAATTTCATCAGCAGTTATCACAAATTGGGCAATATTACTTATGCACGCAAAGTGTTTGATCAAATTCCTCAACCAAATCTTTTTTCATGGAACACCATACTTTCTGCTTATTCGAAATCAGGGAACCTACTGGAAATGGAAAAGATCTTTCATGGCATGCCGAAACGAGATGGTGTCTCATGGAACTCAGTTATTTCCGGTTACGCTAGTTTTGGTTCTTGTGATAAAGCATTAAAGGCGTATAAGTCGATGTTAAAAGACGGAAAATCTGTGAATTTGAATAGGATTACATTTTCGACTATGCTCAGTTTATCCACAAACAACGGGTTTCTTGATTTGGGTAAACAGATCCATGCGCAGATAGTATCTCATGGGTTTCAATCTTACGTATTTGTGGGTAGTCCATTGGTTGAAATGTACTCAAAAGCAGGTATTATAAACGATGCAAGACAAGTGTTCGATGAATTGCCTGAGAGAAATATCGTAATGTATAACACAATGATTATCAATCTTCTCCGTAGTGGCATGATTGAAGATTCAGAGCAATTATTTCATCTCACACCTGAAAAAGATTCAATCACTTGGACAACCATGATTACAGGGTTTACCGAAAACGGTTTATCCAAAAAAGCAATCGATATATTCAGAGAAATGAGAAAGCAAGGATTCAATATAGATCAGTTCACAATTGGAAGCATCTTGAAAGCTTGTGGAGGAACTCTGTCTCTAAAAGAAGGTTCCCAAATCCATGCATACATCATAAGAACTGACATCATGGACAATGTATACGTTGGAAGCTCCCTTGTTGACATGTATGTGAAATGTAAACATTTAAACTATGCAAGAACAGTATTCAGTAAAATGAAAGTCAAAAACATTGTTTCTTGGACTGCATTGATAGTGGGGTATGGGCAAAACGGTCATTGTGAAGAAGCAATAAGGTGTTGTTGTGAAATGCAAAGAAATGGAATACATCCAGATGACTTTACACTTGGAAGTGTCATAAGTTCATGTGGGAATCTTGCTAGTTTAGAAGAAGGCGAACAGTTTCATTGTCATGCACAAGTTTCAG GGTATTCCCAATTCGGTGAAGCTAATAAAACAATCGATCTTTTTGAAAAAATGTTGACTAGTCAACTCAAGCCAGATGGAGTAACATTTATAGGTGTTCTTTCAGCTTGTAGTAGAGCAGGATTAGTTGAAAAAGGTAAAAAATATTTCAAATCAATGATTCAAGAACATGGAATTGTTCCAGTTTCTGATCATTATAGTTGTATGATTGATCTATTGAGTAGAGCTGGATATATTGAAGaagctaaatgttttataaatgataTGCCTTTTTCCCCTGATGCATTTGGATTATCTACATTACTTAGTTCATGTAGATCTCATGGGAATTTTGAAATCGGTAAATGGGCTTCAAAGTGTTTACAAGAATTAGAGCCTCAGAATCCTGCAAGTTATGTGTTGTTATCAGAAATGTATGCTGCTAAAGGGATATGGGGTGAGGTGGCGAATTTAAAAAGTGAAATGAGAGATAAAGATATAAGAAAAACCCCGGGGTTTAGTTGGATTAAATATAAAAACAAAGtgcatgtgttttcagctgaTGATAGATCAAGTCCTTATTTAGATAAGATTTATGATGAGCTTGAGAAGTTAAACATTAAGATGATAGAAGAAGGGTATGTTCCTGATGTAAGATTTGCTCTTCATAATGTGGAGGAGAGTGAAAAGATAAGGATGCTTAATCATCATAGTGAGAAACTTGCTATTGCTTTTGGGTTGATTTTTATTCCTAAGGGTATGACTATTAGAGTTGTTAAAAACTTGAGGGTGTGTGGGGATTGTCATAATGCAACTAAGTTGATTTCAAAGATCACAAAGAGAGAGATTCTTGTGAGAGATTTAGTTCGGTTTCATTTGTTTAAAGATGGAAAGTGTTCTTGTGGAGATTTTTGGTGA
- the LOC111896524 gene encoding putative pentatricopeptide repeat-containing protein At1g68930 isoform X1 yields MCISVSNSYCSLLKLCCETRNQLQAKKLHCFIIKTIVDIETFLLNNFISSYHKLGNITYARKVFDQIPQPNLFSWNTILSAYSKSGNLLEMEKIFHGMPKRDGVSWNSVISGYASFGSCDKALKAYKSMLKDGKSVNLNRITFSTMLSLSTNNGFLDLGKQIHAQIVSHGFQSYVFVGSPLVEMYSKAGIINDARQVFDELPERNIVMYNTMIINLLRSGMIEDSEQLFHLTPEKDSITWTTMITGFTENGLSKKAIDIFREMRKQGFNIDQFTIGSILKACGGTLSLKEGSQIHAYIIRTDIMDNVYVGSSLVDMYVKCKHLNYARTVFSKMKVKNIVSWTALIVGYGQNGHCEEAIRCCCEMQRNGIHPDDFTLGSVISSCGNLASLEEGEQFHCHAQVSGLISFITVSNSLVSFYGKCGTIEKSSQKFNEMKVKDEVSWTSLISGYSQFGEANKTIDLFEKMLTSQLKPDGVTFIGVLSACSRAGLVEKGKKYFKSMIQEHGIVPVSDHYSCMIDLLSRAGYIEEAKCFINDMPFSPDAFGLSTLLSSCRSHGNFEIGKWASKCLQELEPQNPASYVLLSEMYAAKGIWGEVANLKSEMRDKDIRKTPGFSWIKYKNKVHVFSADDRSSPYLDKIYDELEKLNIKMIEEGYVPDVRFALHNVEESEKIRMLNHHSEKLAIAFGLIFIPKGMTIRVVKNLRVCGDCHNATKLISKITKREILVRDLVRFHLFKDGKCSCGDFW; encoded by the coding sequence ATGTGTATTTCCGTATCAAACTCCTACTGTTCACTGCTCAAGCTCTGTTGTGAAACCCGTAACCAACTTCAAGCAAAGAAGCTCCATTGCTTTATAATTAAAACCATAGTAGATATCGAGACCTTTTTGCTCAATAATTTCATCAGCAGTTATCACAAATTGGGCAATATTACTTATGCACGCAAAGTGTTTGATCAAATTCCTCAACCAAATCTTTTTTCATGGAACACCATACTTTCTGCTTATTCGAAATCAGGGAACCTACTGGAAATGGAAAAGATCTTTCATGGCATGCCGAAACGAGATGGTGTCTCATGGAACTCAGTTATTTCCGGTTACGCTAGTTTTGGTTCTTGTGATAAAGCATTAAAGGCGTATAAGTCGATGTTAAAAGACGGAAAATCTGTGAATTTGAATAGGATTACATTTTCGACTATGCTCAGTTTATCCACAAACAACGGGTTTCTTGATTTGGGTAAACAGATCCATGCGCAGATAGTATCTCATGGGTTTCAATCTTACGTATTTGTGGGTAGTCCATTGGTTGAAATGTACTCAAAAGCAGGTATTATAAACGATGCAAGACAAGTGTTCGATGAATTGCCTGAGAGAAATATCGTAATGTATAACACAATGATTATCAATCTTCTCCGTAGTGGCATGATTGAAGATTCAGAGCAATTATTTCATCTCACACCTGAAAAAGATTCAATCACTTGGACAACCATGATTACAGGGTTTACCGAAAACGGTTTATCCAAAAAAGCAATCGATATATTCAGAGAAATGAGAAAGCAAGGATTCAATATAGATCAGTTCACAATTGGAAGCATCTTGAAAGCTTGTGGAGGAACTCTGTCTCTAAAAGAAGGTTCCCAAATCCATGCATACATCATAAGAACTGACATCATGGACAATGTATACGTTGGAAGCTCCCTTGTTGACATGTATGTGAAATGTAAACATTTAAACTATGCAAGAACAGTATTCAGTAAAATGAAAGTCAAAAACATTGTTTCTTGGACTGCATTGATAGTGGGGTATGGGCAAAACGGTCATTGTGAAGAAGCAATAAGGTGTTGTTGTGAAATGCAAAGAAATGGAATACATCCAGATGACTTTACACTTGGAAGTGTCATAAGTTCATGTGGGAATCTTGCTAGTTTAGAAGAAGGCGAACAGTTTCATTGTCATGCACAAGTTTCAGGTTTGATTTCTTTCATAACTGTTTCCAATTCACTTGTATCCTTCTATGGAAAATGTGGAACAATTGAGAAATCTAGTCAAAAGTTTAATGAAATGAAAGTCAAAGATGAGGTGTCATGGACTTCTTTGATTTCAGGGTATTCCCAATTCGGTGAAGCTAATAAAACAATCGATCTTTTTGAAAAAATGTTGACTAGTCAACTCAAGCCAGATGGAGTAACATTTATAGGTGTTCTTTCAGCTTGTAGTAGAGCAGGATTAGTTGAAAAAGGTAAAAAATATTTCAAATCAATGATTCAAGAACATGGAATTGTTCCAGTTTCTGATCATTATAGTTGTATGATTGATCTATTGAGTAGAGCTGGATATATTGAAGaagctaaatgttttataaatgataTGCCTTTTTCCCCTGATGCATTTGGATTATCTACATTACTTAGTTCATGTAGATCTCATGGGAATTTTGAAATCGGTAAATGGGCTTCAAAGTGTTTACAAGAATTAGAGCCTCAGAATCCTGCAAGTTATGTGTTGTTATCAGAAATGTATGCTGCTAAAGGGATATGGGGTGAGGTGGCGAATTTAAAAAGTGAAATGAGAGATAAAGATATAAGAAAAACCCCGGGGTTTAGTTGGATTAAATATAAAAACAAAGtgcatgtgttttcagctgaTGATAGATCAAGTCCTTATTTAGATAAGATTTATGATGAGCTTGAGAAGTTAAACATTAAGATGATAGAAGAAGGGTATGTTCCTGATGTAAGATTTGCTCTTCATAATGTGGAGGAGAGTGAAAAGATAAGGATGCTTAATCATCATAGTGAGAAACTTGCTATTGCTTTTGGGTTGATTTTTATTCCTAAGGGTATGACTATTAGAGTTGTTAAAAACTTGAGGGTGTGTGGGGATTGTCATAATGCAACTAAGTTGATTTCAAAGATCACAAAGAGAGAGATTCTTGTGAGAGATTTAGTTCGGTTTCATTTGTTTAAAGATGGAAAGTGTTCTTGTGGAGATTTTTGGTGA